TAAGCCCCCCTTTAACCCTGGATTCTTTTTAATTGTAAAATCTTTTGTGTGATTGTAATAATTTCATCAGAGTCCATTTTGCGCTTGGCATCCTGAAGATTATTCATCAAATCATGCAGCTGATCATTTACTTGCCGCATTTGCAGTGCATGAATTTGTTCACTAAGTTCACGATCAGAAAAATCCTGGGGCATGTCTGTCATTTCAGCATTTACTATTATACCTTGAAGTTGACTAGGAATAAAATTTAAAAAACTATTCACTGTCGGTTTTTCTTGGGTTTCACTAAAATTTAACCATAATTCCGCTAATTTTTGGTAATTTTGATCTGGAAATAAAAACTTATTTTCCAGTAAGTAATCACGAGCGTGTTCTGAATGAATAAATAAATATAAAAGTCTCGTTTGTACCGGATCATTAGCCGGTGAAGTATCAGCTGCTATTTCAGGTGGCGCATCCTGTTCAGCGCTTATCATACTTTGATTACCTTTATGTTGCTGAGCGGCATTAAACTGCCGGCGATATTTAACCAAATTTACTTTTAAAGAATCAAGCGAGACTCGTTGCTGCCGTGCAATTTTTTCTAAATAGAGGTCTTGTTCAACTGGATTAGATAATTGTGCAATCTCTCGAACCGCTTCGTCTAAATATAATAATTTTTCGCGATCGTTACTCAAATTATATTTTTTAGCCAGCCGCTTTAAGTAAAAATCGGTTGGCGTTAAAGCGCCTTTAATTTCGTCACGATATTTTTCTACACCGTATTTTTTGACATACTCATCTGGATCCAACTTTTCGGGAAGAACGACGACCCCGAGATTAAAACCACCTGCTTTTTCAAATAGCTTAGTAGCACGTTCTTCAGCATGAACTCCAGGATCATCACCATCGTAATTGATGATAATGTTTTTGGTAATACGCTTAAGCATGTAAACCTGCTGCTCGGTTAGGCTTGTCCCCATAGAAGCAATCCCTGATTTAACACCAGCTTGATAGGCAGCAATTACATCCATGTATCCTTCGTATAATACTAAATGTCCTTCAGTTCTTGCTGCTTTTTTGGCTTCAGCAAAATGAAAAAGTACGTTTGATTTTTCAAAAACCTTTGTTTCCGGACTATTCATGTACTTGGCTTCGGTTTTATCATTAGATAGCCTTCTACCAGAAAAACCAACTGCATAGTCGCCCTCATTTGTTAAGGTAAACATTAAGCGGTCACGAAAACGGTCGAATAGTTCCCCACTTTGTGCCTGAACAAATAAGCCACTCGCAATTAAATCCTGATCTTGGTAATCATGTCCTCGAAGGTAAGTTAAGAGCAGATTATTTTGCTTTGGTGCATACCCAATCCGAAAATGATCTATAATTTCTTCAGTCAGTCCACGTTGATGGGCATAATCTAGTCCCCGTTTACCTGCATTGGTTGACAACAAAACGCGATGATAAAAATCCGCTGCTTCCTCATTTATTTTAATTAAAATGTTGGAATATTTTGGTGTTTTGTTGGTAAACTCACCAACATCAATATGAGCAATCTCAGCTACCTTTTGAACACTTTCAGGAAAAGTCAGGTTTTCCTTTTCCATTAAAAAGGTAAAAACATTGCCACCTTTGCCACAACCAAAGCACTTAAAAAATTGCTTTCCCTCATTAACGGTAAAAGAAGGCGTTTTTTCTTCATGAAAAGGGCATAGACCGACATAATCTTTCCCTTTCTTTTCAAGAGAAACATACTGGCTAATCACATTAACGATATTAACATTATCGCGAACTTTGGCAATGGTTTCCTCAGGTATTAAGCCAGCCATTTTTTCACCCGCTTTTTTAATCTATTTATTTAATTACTAATTTACTCAAATCACCCAAGTTATCGGCTAATTCAGCAACTGCACTTAATTGGTTTAACCGGTTATTTTTAATTTCTTCGTTTTTATCTAAAATCATATTAGTCTCGAAGTAGCGGTCAATAACTGGTTGTAATTTAACAAAACCGTCATACAAATCAGTTAAGTTAGAAATATCTTTTAGTGCATTAACGCCAGCATATAATTCTTGCTCGCTCTCATTAGCAAATAAATCGGGATTAACTGCATTTTTACCCTTGTATTTGGCTTTTTTCAGAATATTCTTAATTCTGATTAGACTTTCAACCACTGGTTTAAATTTATCATCATCATGGTGTAGTTGCAAAACATTAGCAGCTGCTAAGATCTGAATTGGATCTTGTTGGCTGGAAGCAAGAACTGCATCAATAATGTCGTACTTAAAGTTATTTCTCTGCAAATATTGCTTAATTCGATCACGGATAAAGTCTGCAATTTCTTCGTCTTGTTCAGCTGTTTTTGGTAATTTAGCTGGGGTCTTACCATCAAGAGCACTAACAATTTCAGGTAAAACTTCTTTAAACGGCAGAGACCATTTTTGCTTCAACAAAATTCTTACGATACCGTAGG
This genomic window from Lactobacillus panisapium contains:
- the dnaG gene encoding DNA primase, encoding MAGLIPEETIAKVRDNVNIVNVISQYVSLEKKGKDYVGLCPFHEEKTPSFTVNEGKQFFKCFGCGKGGNVFTFLMEKENLTFPESVQKVAEIAHIDVGEFTNKTPKYSNILIKINEEAADFYHRVLLSTNAGKRGLDYAHQRGLTEEIIDHFRIGYAPKQNNLLLTYLRGHDYQDQDLIASGLFVQAQSGELFDRFRDRLMFTLTNEGDYAVGFSGRRLSNDKTEAKYMNSPETKVFEKSNVLFHFAEAKKAARTEGHLVLYEGYMDVIAAYQAGVKSGIASMGTSLTEQQVYMLKRITKNIIINYDGDDPGVHAEERATKLFEKAGGFNLGVVVLPEKLDPDEYVKKYGVEKYRDEIKGALTPTDFYLKRLAKKYNLSNDREKLLYLDEAVREIAQLSNPVEQDLYLEKIARQQRVSLDSLKVNLVKYRRQFNAAQQHKGNQSMISAEQDAPPEIAADTSPANDPVQTRLLYLFIHSEHARDYLLENKFLFPDQNYQKLAELWLNFSETQEKPTVNSFLNFIPSQLQGIIVNAEMTDMPQDFSDRELSEQIHALQMRQVNDQLHDLMNNLQDAKRKMDSDEIITITQKILQLKRIQG